Below is a genomic region from Ferribacterium limneticum.
CCTGATGATGCTGTTCGCCCGCTCGATTGGCGAATTCGTCTCGAATCACCCGACGATCAAGATGCTCGCCCTGTCCTTCCTGGTGGTCGTCGGTGTCGTGCTGATCGCCGATGGCTTCGGCCATCATGTGCCGAAGGGTTACATCTACTTCGCCATGGCCTTCTCGGTCGGTGTCGAGATGCTCAACATCCGTATGCGCAAGAAGACTGTCAAGCCGGTCGATCTGCGTGAGCCCTATGCCCGGGAAATCGGTTTGGATTAAGCCTCAGACCGGCGACAGGATGGCGGTGACGCGGCCCGCGTCGATGCGAATCGAGCGGAGCAGCCAGCGGGCCGCTTTTTCCTGGGCGGTACCGTCTTCGCGCAGGACGTAAACCGGCTTCGAGCGGAAATAGTTGGTCATGAGCTGGGTAACGGCCTGACGAGCCATTGGCTCCGACTCGCGGCCGATGGCTTGCGACTGAACCGTATGAGCCACCGGGTTTTCCAGGAAAAAAGCCTTGCTGTTGTCGTCGTAGCGAATGCCGGATGTGCCTTCGAAGGCGACCGGCACCGGCGGGCTGCCGAGCAGCGAAACGTTGATGCGGGCGGACAGCGTGGCCTTGCCTTCCGGCGTGCCGAGAAAGATTTTCGGCGGCTCGATCAGGGACACGACAACGAGGCCGTTGCCGTAGCTTTTCTGCATCGTGCCGCTCTTTTCGACTTGTGCCTGGATGTCGGCTTCGGAGAAGTAGATTTCACGTTCGAGAAAGCCGGCGCTCCAGGCCAGGGTGCTGGCAATGAGGACCAGGGCGGTCAGCGCCGATTGCAGTTTTGTGGTCATTTTCATGCGTGTCCTTCAATTCGTTCCGACGGATTTTCCTGCCCATTTGCGCCGGTAGTGTACCGGTGCCATGCCCGTCCATTCGACAAAGGCGCGATAAAAGGCCGAGGAGTCAGCGTAGCCAAGGTCGGCGGCAACCTGGGCAATCGAATCCCGGGTCTTGGTCAGGCGGGCTAGTGCCATGTCGCGGCGCAGGGCGTCCTTGATGCCGCGGAAGCTCGAGCCTTCCTCTTCGAGTCGGCGGTGGATGGTGCGTGGCGAGAGATAGAGGCGGTCGGCGATGTCGTCGAGGCTCAAGGTTTCAGGCAGGGCGGCGCGTAGCAGATCGCGGACGCGGATGACCATTTCGCGGTCGCGCCGGTAGAGCGTGGTGATCTTGCCGGGAGCGCCCTCGAGAAAAGAGTTCAGGGCCACCTCGTCGCGGCGGATGGGCAGGTCGAGCAGGTTGGCGTTGAAGCTGGCGACCAGCGTGCCGACGCCGCCCGGGACAGTTGGGGCGAAGCGCGAGTCTTCGGTGAAGATCAGGGCGTAGTCGGCGAAGTGGGCCGGCTTGCGATAGGGGAAGATCACGCTGTCGAGTGCTATGCCGCGTCCGGCCAGCCAGCACGACAGGCCGTGCAGCAGGCGAAGCAGCCATTCGAAGGCAAAGACGCGACCGGGGTCGTCCGGGTTCTCTGAAAGTTTGCGGCTTTCGCCGATGACCAGTTCGGCTTTTCCGTGCGAACGCCTGACGCTGACGGCCAGATCGGGCAGCACGACGTGCAGGAAGCGGCTGGCCCGGCCCAGCGCTTCGGCCAGGGTCGGGGCGCTCAGGCAGCCACGGCACAGGAATTCGAAACTACCGAGGCGCATCGGCTGGGCGAACAGGCCAAAACCTTCGTCGTCGAGTTCGCGGTTCAGACGGTTGTAGAGGGCGGCGTAGCGTTCGATCGGGATCCGGCTGGCGGTGTCTGCAATATCAATCCCGGTGGCGGCCAGCAGGCGGCTTGGGTCGATCTGGCGATGCGCCAGGCCGGCCAGCATGCCAGTAACAAAACCCATGGCAACAGTAGCTTGCGTTCTGGCGGGAGAATCCGGGTTGGTGCGATGCAGCATTTTTGGCCATTTTTTCCGGTTGACCGTAACACTCTATCACCTTGGCGGAATTTGCACGATTGTCGTCATTCGCAACAATGGCGTCGGGCGAAAAGGGGCCTACCATGGTCGCCTTTCCATCTTTTCGATGAGGCTGGTGTCATGACCGATCTTTCCGTTGCCAAGAAGCTTTCCCCGTACAAGCCCAAGCACAAGGTGCGTTTTGTCACCGCCGCCTCGCTGTTCGACGGCCACGATGCCTCGATCAACATCATGCGCCGCATCCTGCAATCGACCGGGTCCGAAGTGATCCACCTCGGCCACAACCGCTCGGTGCAGGAAATCGTCAATGCCGCGCTGCAGGAAGACGTCCAGGGCATCTGCATCACCTCGTATCAGGGTGGTCACGTCGAGTTCTTCAAGTACATGATCGATCTGCTCAAAGCCAACGGCGGCGCCAACATCAAGGTCTTCGGCGGTGGTGGCGGAGTGATCGTGCCATCCGAAATCAGAGAACTGCACGACTATGGCGTGACCCGCATCTATGCGCCGGAAGATGGCGTACATATGGGGTTGCAGGGCATGATCAATGAGGTTGTGCAGAATGCTGACTTCGATGTCGCCGATGAAGGCGTGCCGAGTGTCGAGCAGGCGCTGGCCGGTTTGCAGGCCGGCGACAAGCGTCTGCTGGCTCGCCTCATCACGCTGCTCGAAAACGGCGAAGCGCCGGCCCTCAAGGAGCCGCTGCTCAAGGCCGCTGCCGCGCTCGAAACGCCGGTCCTCGGCATTACCGGTACCGGCGGTGCCGGCAAGTCATCGCTGACCGACGAACTCGTTCGCCGCTTCCGCCTCGATCAAAATGATAGCGTCAAGATCGGCATGATCTCGATCGACCCGTCGCGCAAGCGGACCGGCGGCGCCCTGCTCGGCGACCGCATCCGCATGAACGCCATCGAACATCCGAACATTTTCATGCGTTCGCTGGCTACCCGCGACACCGGTTCCGAAATTTCCGTCGCGCTGCCCGAGGTCATCGCCGCCTGCAAGCTGGCTGGTTTCGATCTGGTCATCGTCGAAACCTCCGGCATCGGCCAGGGCAATGCGGCCATCGTGCCCTTCGTCGATCTGTCGCTCTACGTCATGACGCCGGAGTTCGGCGCCGCCTCGCAACTCGAGAAGATCGACATGCTCGATTTCGCCGATTTTGTCGCCATCAACAAATTCGACCGCAAGGGTGCCGAGGATGCGCTGCGCGACGTGCGCAAGCAGTACCAGCGCAACCGCGAGGCCTTCACGACGCCGACCGACGATATGCCGGTGTTCGGCACGCAGGCTGCCCGCTTCAACGACGATGGCGTTACCGCGCTGTATCAGGCGCTGGTGCCGGCGCTGACCGAGAAGGGGCTCAAGCTCAAGCCGGGTCTGTTGCCCGTTGTTACCGTCAAACAGTCGTCGACCCAGCGCGCCATCGTGCCGGCCCAGCGCGTGCGCTATCTGGCCGAGATCGCCGACACGTTGCGCGGTTACCACGCGCATACCGAAGAACAGGTGAAGATTGCCCGCGAACGCCAGTCGCTGCGCATCTCGAAAGGCATTTTTGCCGCCTGCGACAAGTCGACCGTAGACTTTGACGAAATGGCCGCCTTCAAGGACAGCCAGCAGGATCCGAAAGCGAAGAAGCTGCTCGACATGTGGCCGGCCACCGTCGAAGCCTATGCCGGCGATGAATACGTCGTAAAAATCCGCGACAAGGAAATCCGCACCAAGCTGGTTTCCGAATCGTTGTCCGGCACCAAGATCAAGAAGGTCATCCTGCCCAAGTTCGGCGACGATGGCGAAACCCTGCGCTTCCTGATGCGCGAGAACGTTCCCGGCTCCTTCCCTTACACCGCCGGCGTCTTTGCCTTCAAGCGCGAAGGTGAGGATCCGACCCGGATGTTCGCCGGCGAAGGCGATGCTTTCCGCACCAACCGCCGCTTCAAGCGCGTTTCCGAGGGCATGCCGGCCAAGCGCCTGTCCACCGCCTTCGACTCGGTCACGCTATACGGCTGCGACCCCGACGAGCGCCCCGACATCTACGGCAAGATCGGCAATTCCGGCGTCTCGATTGCCACACTTGACGACATGAAGGTGCTCTATGACGGTTTCGATCTGGTCAATCCGACCACCTCAGTCTCGATGACCATCAACGGCCCGGCGCCGATCATCCTGGCCTGCTTCTTCAACACGGCCATCGACCAACAGATGACCAAGTTCGAACAGGACAACGGCCGCCAGCCGACCGAAGACGAAGCCGAGAAGATTCGCGAATGGACGTTGTCCACCGTGCGCGGCACCGTGCAGGCCGATATTCTCAAGGAAGATCAGGGTCAGAACACCTGCATCTTCAGCACCGAATTCGCCCTCAAGATGATGGGCGACATCCAGGAGTTCTTCGTCCATAACCAGGTGCAGAACTTCTACTCGGTGTCGATTTCCGGTTATCACATCGCCGAGGCCGGCGCCAACCCGATCAGCCAGCTCGCCTTCACGCTCTCCAACGGCTTTACCTACGTGGAAAGCTATCTGGCGCGCGGCATGAAGATCGACGATTTTGCGCCCAACCTCTCCTTCTTCTTCAGCAACGGCATGGACCCGGAATACTCGGTGATCGGCCGCGTCGCCCGCCGCATCTGGGCGGTGGCGATGAAGAACAAGTACGGCGCCAACGAACGCAGTCAGAAGCTCAAGTACCACATCCAGACTTCCGGCCGCTCGCTGCATGCGCAGGAAATGGACTTCAACGACATCCGTACGACCTTGCAGGCGCTGATTGCCATCTACGACAACTGCAACAGCCTGCACACCAACGCCTACGACGAAGCGATCACTACGCCGACGGAAGAAAGTGTGCGGCGCGCCATGGCCATCCAGCTCATCATCAACCGCGAATGGGGCGTCGCCAAGAACGAGAACCCGAACCAGGGCGCTTTCGTCATTGACGAACTGACCGATCTCGTCGAAGAGGCCGTGCTCAAGGAGTTCGAAGCCATCGCCTCGCGCGGCGGCGTGCTCGGTGCCATGGAAACCGGCTACCAGCGCGGCAAGATCCAGGAAGAATCGATGTACTACGAGCACAAGAAGCACGATGGCTCCTACCCGATCATCGGCGTGAACACCTTCCTCAACCCGAAGGGCATGGCCCAGCAGGAGATCGAACTGGCTCGTTCGAGCGAGGAAGAAAAGCAGTCGCAGATCAAGCGCCTGCGCGACTTCCAGACACGCCATGCCGCCCTGTCACCAGCCATGCTGGCCAAGCTCAAGCAGACGGTGATCGAAGATGGCAACGTCTTCGCCGTGCTGGTCGATGCGGTCAAATGCTGCTCGCTCGGCCAGATCAGCACGGCGCTCTATGAAGTCGGCGGCCAATACCGGCGCAGCATGTAAAACCTTCTTCAAAAGGAGAGCCGCGACTCCAGATTTGCAGGTTGAGAGGAGCAAACAACACGGCGAGGCTATGTACCTCGCCGTTTTTTTGCTTACTTGGCGGCGCCGGCCGGGGCCGTCAGTGGCGGGGCAACGGCAGGCGCCGTCGACACAGGCTGTTCATTGACTGGGCGTGCATCGGTGACGAAATACTCGGTTTCGCCGAAGCAGTTGGATGGAACGAATTTGTGCTGCTCGTAGATCAGGACGACACGCTGTCCGGCCATTGCGTTGATCCGGGCGGCAACTGCCTCGTCGCGTACCGAAAACTCGAAACGGTCGGGAATGGCGCCCGGCATGGTGACCATGGCGATCTCGCCTTCCCAGGTCTTGCACAGCCAGCCCTTACGCGACAGCTTCTGGATATACCCGGCCCGCTCGCCTTCGGAATAACTCCAGGTCAGGGTCAGCCAGACCCAGGCAACAGCGGCCAGCAGCACCAGCCCAATAAAGATAAAAGTGGCACGGATCATCAACAGCCCCAAAGTTTGTCAGTGCATCATTATGACAAAGGCGGAGCGTGGCTCAACTACTACCTTCGGAAACCATCAGTTCCCTATGTACGACGATAGCCTCGGTTTTCTTTCTGTTGTTCTGTCTTGCAGTCTTGTGCCAAGCTTGCCGCAAATATAAATTTCCCCTTGCAGTACCCGGCAACGGAGGAGGTGAGCCCCTCCTCATGAAATCAGGATATCTGGGATGACTACAACCTGGTCCATCGCTGTATTCGCTCACAACGAGGCCACCAACATTGCTGCCACGCTGGGAAGCATCTGTGTTGTCGAAGATGGCATTACGATCCGGGTGGTTGTCTTGGCCAATGGCTGCAGCGACCGCACTGCGAGCATTGTTCGGGAGCTCGCTACGCTGAATAACAATCTCCAGGTGATCGAGATTCCCTTGGCAGACAAGGCGAATGCATGGAATCTGTACATCCATGAAATTTCGGCAAACTCATCTCTGAGTGTTGCCGAGATGCATGTTTTTATTGACGGAGATGTGCAGGTCGAATCCGGTTCTTTGAAGGCCCTTGCGGCTGCATTTGAGCAAGCGCCGACCGCAAATGCTGCGGGCGCCCTGCCTGTTACCGGGCGGGACCGCGAAGCCTGGCGTCGGCGGATGCTGGCGAACGGGACGCTGGCCGGCGGACTGTATGCGTTGCGAGGAAGTTTTGTCGAGCGCATTCGTCGACGCGGAATACGCATACCTCAAGGGTTGATTGGGGAAGACTGGCTGGTATCGCTCTTCGCAAAAAGCGATCTGCAGCCGCTGGCAGGCAATGGCTATGCCGTCTTGCGCATTGCGTTTCCATCCGGGGCTGGCTTCTCGTTTCGCTCGCTCGATCCCCGGCGCCTCAAGGATTGGCATACCTACCTGCGTCGACTTTGGCGTTATGCCTTGCGTGGTGTTCAATTTGAGATGCTTTTCGGATGGCTGATGCATCAGCCTCCGGAGGCGCTGCCCCCGAATATGGAGCAGGTTTATCGCCAAGCACTACCGCCATCGAGATTGAAATGGATTGGGCCAACTTCGCCCCTGCGTTTCCTCGCTATTCAGCGGATCAGGTTGCTGCGGGCAAGGAAATCGCCAAACTAATGGCGGAATAACCCCAAATGGTTTTACTGAATTGCCTTTGGGCTATGGCGGCACGAGTAGTTGTGGATTCCCGCCTTCGCAGGAATGGCGGGGGATTTCAGTTTTGGCTGTTTTTTACGGTAGACCGTAGCAAGCCCGGTTGACCGTAGGAATCAGTCGCCGAAGCTACGCAGTCCATCCAGATCAAGAATATTGATCGCGCCGTACTCGCTGCGCACCAGCCCGGCATCCTCGAGCACCTTGAGCGTCTTATTGGCCCGCTGCCTGCCCCCCGGATGCCTGGCCAGCTTTGTCAATCAGAAGGGCATCGCAACCTTTATCCCAATCGCGTTGGCGGTGCTGTGGTTCGAAAATTGGCCACTGTATTCCAGACGCACGGTTGTGCCGCTCTTGCGCAGGATATCGACGCCAAAGACCAGATCGGCATAGGTTTTGTCGCTTTGCGTGCTGACGGTGAACGGCGCGACTCCGGAAGGTGCACCTTCCAGGCTGGCCGTGAAGTTCCGCTCATTGCTGCCCAGGAGTTGAGTCATTCCGACGCGCAGGTAGTGGCGAAGCAGGGTTCCCTCGTTACCAATGCTGCGTTCACCGCCGAATTCGACTGCCGGGTGGAGGGAAACCAGGGTGTCGGCTTCCTTTGCGACATGGAGGTTGGCACCGCCCGCCCCGCTCTCGGTATAAGCG
It encodes:
- a CDS encoding DUF1439 domain-containing protein, which codes for MKMTTKLQSALTALVLIASTLAWSAGFLEREIYFSEADIQAQVEKSGTMQKSYGNGLVVVSLIEPPKIFLGTPEGKATLSARINVSLLGSPPVPVAFEGTSGIRYDDNSKAFFLENPVAHTVQSQAIGRESEPMARQAVTQLMTNYFRSKPVYVLREDGTAQEKAARWLLRSIRIDAGRVTAILSPV
- a CDS encoding AraC family transcriptional regulator, which codes for MLHRTNPDSPARTQATVAMGFVTGMLAGLAHRQIDPSRLLAATGIDIADTASRIPIERYAALYNRLNRELDDEGFGLFAQPMRLGSFEFLCRGCLSAPTLAEALGRASRFLHVVLPDLAVSVRRSHGKAELVIGESRKLSENPDDPGRVFAFEWLLRLLHGLSCWLAGRGIALDSVIFPYRKPAHFADYALIFTEDSRFAPTVPGGVGTLVASFNANLLDLPIRRDEVALNSFLEGAPGKITTLYRRDREMVIRVRDLLRAALPETLSLDDIADRLYLSPRTIHRRLEEEGSSFRGIKDALRRDMALARLTKTRDSIAQVAADLGYADSSAFYRAFVEWTGMAPVHYRRKWAGKSVGTN
- the icmF gene encoding fused isobutyryl-CoA mutase/GTPase IcmF, which codes for MTDLSVAKKLSPYKPKHKVRFVTAASLFDGHDASINIMRRILQSTGSEVIHLGHNRSVQEIVNAALQEDVQGICITSYQGGHVEFFKYMIDLLKANGGANIKVFGGGGGVIVPSEIRELHDYGVTRIYAPEDGVHMGLQGMINEVVQNADFDVADEGVPSVEQALAGLQAGDKRLLARLITLLENGEAPALKEPLLKAAAALETPVLGITGTGGAGKSSLTDELVRRFRLDQNDSVKIGMISIDPSRKRTGGALLGDRIRMNAIEHPNIFMRSLATRDTGSEISVALPEVIAACKLAGFDLVIVETSGIGQGNAAIVPFVDLSLYVMTPEFGAASQLEKIDMLDFADFVAINKFDRKGAEDALRDVRKQYQRNREAFTTPTDDMPVFGTQAARFNDDGVTALYQALVPALTEKGLKLKPGLLPVVTVKQSSTQRAIVPAQRVRYLAEIADTLRGYHAHTEEQVKIARERQSLRISKGIFAACDKSTVDFDEMAAFKDSQQDPKAKKLLDMWPATVEAYAGDEYVVKIRDKEIRTKLVSESLSGTKIKKVILPKFGDDGETLRFLMRENVPGSFPYTAGVFAFKREGEDPTRMFAGEGDAFRTNRRFKRVSEGMPAKRLSTAFDSVTLYGCDPDERPDIYGKIGNSGVSIATLDDMKVLYDGFDLVNPTTSVSMTINGPAPIILACFFNTAIDQQMTKFEQDNGRQPTEDEAEKIREWTLSTVRGTVQADILKEDQGQNTCIFSTEFALKMMGDIQEFFVHNQVQNFYSVSISGYHIAEAGANPISQLAFTLSNGFTYVESYLARGMKIDDFAPNLSFFFSNGMDPEYSVIGRVARRIWAVAMKNKYGANERSQKLKYHIQTSGRSLHAQEMDFNDIRTTLQALIAIYDNCNSLHTNAYDEAITTPTEESVRRAMAIQLIINREWGVAKNENPNQGAFVIDELTDLVEEAVLKEFEAIASRGGVLGAMETGYQRGKIQEESMYYEHKKHDGSYPIIGVNTFLNPKGMAQQEIELARSSEEEKQSQIKRLRDFQTRHAALSPAMLAKLKQTVIEDGNVFAVLVDAVKCCSLGQISTALYEVGGQYRRSM
- a CDS encoding glycosyltransferase — its product is MTTTWSIAVFAHNEATNIAATLGSICVVEDGITIRVVVLANGCSDRTASIVRELATLNNNLQVIEIPLADKANAWNLYIHEISANSSLSVAEMHVFIDGDVQVESGSLKALAAAFEQAPTANAAGALPVTGRDREAWRRRMLANGTLAGGLYALRGSFVERIRRRGIRIPQGLIGEDWLVSLFAKSDLQPLAGNGYAVLRIAFPSGAGFSFRSLDPRRLKDWHTYLRRLWRYALRGVQFEMLFGWLMHQPPEALPPNMEQVYRQALPPSRLKWIGPTSPLRFLAIQRIRLLRARKSPN